The Salvelinus sp. IW2-2015 linkage group LG34, ASM291031v2, whole genome shotgun sequence genome has a window encoding:
- the LOC111958296 gene encoding uncharacterized protein, translating into MSYHQGAEGGDIPKERQKDGSPYKDLDEIMDPHMSVHVHKTDFPTPSWESTRTLESDGELSCNLKHVQLCSASHMSMSDQSVNSSSIDPTDDGDQIMDERIHLERPLSPIPSYLSMKSMEMPIVFKEEEVTQREDVHLERAESPTSSYSSAKSHQSDEEDEEENSAPKEKCNRSVIRPEEMVCDVCKLNAGKSSLTSNQYYCDTQVLKEKVFKYFGTAPLTFFV; encoded by the exons ATGAGTTATCATCAGGGAGCTGAGGGTGGAGACATCCCTAAAGAAAGACAGAAGGATGGGTCACCATACAAGGATCTTGATGAGATCATGGACCCTCACATGAG TGTCCATGTGCATAAAACAGACTTTCCTACACCCAGCTGGGAGTCCACAAGAACACTGGAGAGTGACGGAGAACTAAG CTGCAATTTGAAGCATGTCCAGCTATGTTCAGCTAGTCATATGTCTATGAGTGACCAGTCAGTGAATTCAAGCAGCATAGACCCAACTGATGATGGAGACCAAATCATGGATGAAAG GATCCATCTGGAGAGACCATTGTCACCAATCCCCAGTTACCTATCAATGAAATCAATGGAAATGCCTATTGTATTCAAGGAGGAAGAGGTGACTCAAAGAGAGGA TGTCCATCTGGAGAGAGCAGAGTCACCAACTTCGAGTTATTCATCAGCAAAGAGTCACcagtcagatgaggaggacgaggaggagaactcTGCTCCAAAAGAAAAGTGTAACAGGAG CGTCATCAGGCCAGAAGAGATGGTCTGTGATGTCTGTAAGCTCAATGCTGGGAAGTCCAGTCTGACCAGCAACCAGTACTACTGTGACACCCAGGTtcttaaagaaaaagtatttaagtattttggGACTGCACCGCTAACTTTTTTTGTGTGA